In a genomic window of Methanogenium sp. S4BF:
- a CDS encoding GHMP kinase produces MAKMTIRGGDLDLVEYDFAPFSPGDYINTLGFEKDYPLEISEKPVTVRVPARIHLTVLDMNRFAPNRPGGGGFGFALQLYSTATVECIPSGVEIHYTRVPMLRHLVAVLQKVTGYTGGFSITVVDHERKHVGLGSTGSVLTAVAHAVNTAIGSPLTTKQLRLLVGHNYVEETATGEVVQGFETGVGPAAVAYGGMAVLGDELTLICCHPFAKDKNVFIIIPPVEAEAAGESEFNVLMNRARVLDYRDRELKAYLVLMDLIPALIHDDLRRAGDVVWEIEFRGSKRAEVEHNSFMIYQYMSHLREAGFEFVAMSSVGPTIAVVTEASRAEVEAVLKPLGIEIALETKVDNEGIKVI; encoded by the coding sequence ATGGCGAAAATGACCATCCGGGGCGGAGACCTCGACCTTGTCGAGTATGACTTCGCCCCGTTCTCACCAGGGGATTACATCAATACCCTAGGGTTTGAGAAGGACTACCCACTTGAGATATCTGAGAAACCCGTGACCGTCCGCGTGCCTGCACGTATCCATCTGACAGTACTCGATATGAACCGGTTTGCACCCAACAGGCCGGGAGGAGGCGGATTTGGATTTGCCCTTCAGCTCTATTCCACCGCAACCGTTGAATGCATTCCATCCGGTGTGGAAATACACTATACCCGTGTGCCGATGCTCCGTCATCTGGTGGCGGTGCTCCAGAAGGTCACCGGCTATACCGGCGGATTCAGCATCACTGTGGTTGACCATGAACGAAAGCATGTTGGCCTCGGATCAACAGGATCCGTGCTGACGGCGGTTGCGCATGCAGTGAATACAGCCATTGGCTCTCCTCTGACAACAAAACAGCTGCGCCTTCTGGTGGGTCACAATTATGTTGAGGAGACCGCGACCGGCGAAGTCGTCCAGGGATTTGAGACCGGCGTCGGGCCTGCTGCTGTCGCCTACGGCGGAATGGCCGTGCTGGGAGATGAACTGACCCTGATCTGCTGCCATCCCTTTGCCAAAGACAAGAATGTGTTCATCATCATCCCTCCGGTGGAGGCTGAAGCAGCAGGAGAGAGTGAGTTCAATGTACTGATGAACCGGGCACGTGTACTGGATTACCGGGACCGTGAACTCAAGGCATATCTGGTGTTAATGGACCTCATCCCCGCCCTGATTCATGACGACCTGCGGCGTGCGGGAGATGTCGTCTGGGAGATCGAGTTCCGGGGCTCAAAACGTGCGGAAGTGGAGCACAACAGTTTCATGATCTACCAGTATATGAGTCATCTCAGGGAGGCAGGATTTGAGTTTGTGGCGATGAGTTCAGTCGGCCCCACCATCGCTGTTGTAACCGAAGCATCCCGTGCAGAGGTTGAGGCCGTCCTGAAACCACTGGGGATAGAGATTGCCCTTGAAACCAAAGTGGATAATGAGGGAATCAAAGTAATCTGA
- the arcS gene encoding archaeosine synthase subunit alpha: MSLFERIIRDGPGRTGKYRSGDTGVATPAVINPQEMFPDLYNHPFANTPPEFPDKIRWPKPVQYEGVLNAFVGEMPDGSEESAVIVPGCHILFENPRRFTDLIIDLKERFPMDTAWYAPASALPSNVSVLIYCGFDLFDYRAVDLMTVRGMFCTPDGEFSYDEVRDSGICSCDGCRNGDLKLHNRTALDTEIASARWFIRSHVFREFIEKRVRNAAWQVAVMRLLDAASAYSEPVIPIVRTTPFSANSADSLKRTEVTRFVNRVIDRFIPTRTDTVVLLPCSARKPYSLSQSHRKFTFAIQNRAHELILTSPMGIVPRELEAIYPAGHYDIPVTGYWDREEREFISSSLARYFEKHQFGRIIAHLDEKTRILAEDAANRVGMEIESTCVGDRTTSPESLRRLEESLKGNRKMGSDVIRGTLSWQFDTDVDTSRLMLKGRRGRRKVMSGRTQLFSIDESTGLMRPTMEGWGLIGDRYQVHIDDFIPQGDVLAPGVLDADPAIREGDEVFVTGPRAQATGRAVMGAKEMLHSTRGVAVKLRKVKKG, encoded by the coding sequence ATGAGTTTATTTGAGCGTATCATTCGTGACGGTCCGGGCCGGACGGGAAAATACCGTTCCGGAGACACAGGTGTGGCGACACCTGCTGTCATCAATCCACAGGAGATGTTTCCCGATTTATACAACCATCCGTTCGCAAATACCCCTCCTGAATTTCCGGATAAAATCCGGTGGCCAAAGCCAGTCCAGTATGAAGGTGTCCTGAATGCATTCGTCGGGGAGATGCCGGACGGCTCAGAGGAGTCAGCGGTAATCGTTCCGGGATGCCACATCCTCTTTGAAAACCCACGCCGGTTTACGGATCTTATAATTGACCTGAAAGAACGGTTCCCGATGGACACTGCCTGGTATGCACCGGCAAGTGCGCTGCCGTCGAATGTGTCCGTCCTCATCTACTGTGGATTTGATCTCTTTGATTACCGGGCAGTTGACCTGATGACGGTACGGGGAATGTTCTGCACGCCGGACGGTGAGTTTTCGTATGATGAGGTGCGTGATTCCGGTATCTGTTCATGTGATGGCTGCAGGAATGGCGATCTAAAACTGCATAACCGGACTGCACTCGATACAGAGATTGCATCCGCACGCTGGTTCATCCGCTCACACGTGTTCCGCGAATTTATAGAGAAACGGGTTCGGAATGCTGCCTGGCAGGTGGCTGTTATGCGCCTCCTCGATGCCGCATCCGCATACTCTGAACCGGTCATACCGATTGTACGGACCACACCATTCTCGGCAAACAGCGCAGACTCCCTGAAGCGAACAGAGGTCACGCGGTTTGTCAACCGGGTGATTGACCGGTTCATCCCGACCCGGACAGACACCGTGGTGCTTCTTCCCTGCTCTGCGCGCAAACCATATTCCCTCTCACAGAGCCACCGCAAATTCACGTTTGCCATCCAGAACAGGGCACATGAACTGATTCTGACCTCCCCTATGGGGATTGTGCCACGGGAGCTGGAGGCCATTTATCCGGCAGGCCATTATGACATTCCGGTCACCGGCTACTGGGACCGTGAGGAGCGGGAATTTATCTCGTCATCTCTTGCACGCTACTTTGAAAAACATCAGTTCGGAAGAATCATCGCGCATCTTGATGAAAAGACGCGTATCCTTGCAGAAGATGCGGCGAACCGTGTTGGTATGGAGATTGAATCCACCTGCGTCGGCGACCGCACGACATCTCCGGAATCCCTCAGGCGGCTCGAGGAAAGCCTGAAAGGGAACCGCAAGATGGGATCTGATGTTATCCGGGGAACACTCTCCTGGCAGTTTGATACAGATGTGGATACCAGCCGTCTGATGCTGAAGGGCCGCAGGGGCCGCCGGAAAGTGATGAGCGGACGTACCCAGCTATTCAGTATTGATGAATCCACCGGGCTGATGCGCCCCACAATGGAAGGCTGGGGTCTGATTGGTGACCGGTATCAGGTTCACATTGATGACTTCATCCCGCAGGGCGATGTACTTGCTCCCGGTGTACTGGATGCAGACCCTGCAATACGGGAAGGGGATGAGGTATTTGTCACCGGCCCCCGTGCGCAGGCAACCGGCAGGGCAGTCATGGGTGCCAAAGAGATGCTGCATTCAACTCGCGGTGTCGCAGTAAAGTTGCGTAAGGTAAAGAAGGGGTAA
- the tgtA gene encoding tRNA guanosine(15) transglycosylase TgtA, which yields MITFESQHKDIWARTGKLRVGDKTAKTPLLLPVINPHIQLIPAEEMQKMGVEALITNAYIFSKSEEYRERAINEGLHSVLGFQGIIMTDSGAFQQSVYGDVAFSNTDTVQFQRRIGSEIIVPMDLATPPDRDHEGAAEELAVTMQRIREAMEIIDDGHLAAPVQGGIHPDLRRRAGEEVRETGAIFCPIGAVVPLMESYRYRDLVTVVMAAKQTLSPGSCIHLFGAGHPSMFALAAAMGCDVFDSAAYALYAREGRYMTPSGSFKLAELSELPCACEVCRAHTARELQASPDKEKLLAKHNLLVSLAEIARIRQCIQDGTLWELVDERCRNHPRLLDGYRELLKYSEELLTRDSVTKRRFFYRGSESCSRTEVIRYHGMIPRFSVGEAIHISLNDEEGPAGATAFRFKPPFGPYPPELSETFPIGQSEIPEWDEDMVRSGCRGIIELIHANPGIPVTINAGVRWKPVIADALQNMEKCYEFI from the coding sequence GTGATCACCTTTGAGAGCCAGCATAAAGACATATGGGCGAGGACGGGGAAACTCCGGGTCGGGGATAAAACCGCAAAAACACCCCTTCTTCTTCCGGTAATAAACCCCCACATCCAGTTAATCCCTGCTGAGGAGATGCAGAAGATGGGCGTTGAAGCGCTGATCACCAATGCATACATCTTCAGTAAAAGTGAGGAGTACCGGGAACGGGCAATCAATGAAGGTCTTCATTCCGTTCTCGGGTTTCAGGGGATCATCATGACGGATTCCGGTGCATTTCAGCAGTCTGTATACGGAGATGTGGCATTTTCAAATACTGATACCGTACAGTTTCAGCGCCGGATTGGGAGTGAAATAATTGTTCCCATGGACCTTGCTACCCCTCCTGACCGGGACCATGAAGGAGCAGCTGAGGAACTTGCTGTGACCATGCAGCGGATTCGCGAAGCGATGGAGATCATTGATGATGGTCATCTCGCAGCCCCGGTGCAGGGAGGCATCCATCCCGATCTCCGGAGGAGGGCAGGAGAGGAAGTCCGTGAAACCGGAGCCATATTCTGTCCTATTGGTGCTGTGGTGCCACTCATGGAGTCATATCGCTACCGCGATCTGGTAACGGTTGTGATGGCGGCAAAACAGACTCTCTCCCCCGGCTCATGCATCCACCTCTTCGGGGCAGGTCATCCGTCGATGTTTGCCCTTGCAGCAGCGATGGGATGTGATGTCTTTGATTCTGCCGCATATGCACTCTATGCCCGCGAAGGCCGATATATGACACCATCCGGGAGTTTTAAACTTGCTGAACTCAGTGAGCTCCCCTGTGCCTGTGAAGTCTGCCGCGCCCATACGGCACGTGAACTGCAGGCATCGCCGGATAAAGAGAAACTGCTTGCCAAACATAACCTCCTCGTGAGCCTTGCAGAGATTGCCCGCATCCGGCAGTGCATTCAGGATGGCACTCTCTGGGAGCTCGTGGACGAACGCTGCAGAAACCATCCCCGCCTGCTTGACGGCTACCGGGAACTGCTGAAATATTCAGAAGAACTCCTGACACGGGATTCGGTGACAAAACGCCGGTTTTTCTATCGGGGAAGCGAATCCTGCAGCCGGACTGAAGTGATACGATATCACGGGATGATTCCCCGGTTTTCCGTCGGAGAAGCCATCCATATCAGCCTGAATGATGAGGAAGGCCCTGCCGGTGCAACAGCATTCCGCTTTAAGCCCCCTTTCGGTCCGTATCCACCTGAACTGAGTGAAACATTCCCGATAGGTCAGAGCGAGATTCCGGAATGGGATGAAGATATGGTCAGAAGCGGGTGCAGGGGAATCATCGAACTTATTCATGCAAACCCCGGCATTCCGGTCACCATCAATGCAGGTGTGCGATGGAAACCGGTCATCGCAGATGCACTGCAGAATATGGAGAAATGCTATGAGTTTATTTGA
- a CDS encoding CBS domain-containing protein, whose amino-acid sequence MQIPTSGEIREKRIKAGLTQSDVAERAGFSQSMIARIEAGTVDPRASTLRRIIAILNESETSRTSAGDIMTTPVISISPEETIENTVDVMEKYGISQVPVIKHGVPIGCVSESAIIGAMENGTIQRSMKNAVTDIMEEGFPTVPPSEKIDAIVHSLRNHHAVLVMEQGKVVGVITKHDCIRHLP is encoded by the coding sequence ATGCAGATTCCAACATCTGGTGAGATTCGGGAAAAACGTATCAAGGCAGGTCTGACGCAATCAGATGTTGCAGAACGGGCAGGATTTTCCCAGTCAATGATTGCACGGATAGAGGCAGGGACCGTTGATCCGCGGGCAAGTACACTCCGGCGGATTATTGCTATTCTCAATGAATCCGAGACATCCCGGACATCGGCCGGTGATATCATGACCACGCCTGTCATCAGCATCTCTCCGGAAGAAACGATTGAAAATACCGTGGATGTGATGGAAAAGTATGGTATTTCACAGGTTCCGGTGATAAAACACGGCGTCCCGATTGGATGTGTATCAGAATCAGCAATCATCGGGGCAATGGAGAACGGAACGATTCAGCGTTCGATGAAAAATGCTGTCACGGACATCATGGAAGAAGGATTCCCCACCGTCCCGCCGTCTGAAAAAATAGATGCCATTGTCCACAGTCTCCGAAACCATCATGCCGTTCTTGTGATGGAGCAAGGGAAAGTGGTTGGTGTAATCACCAAGCACGACTGTATACGGCACCTGCCTTAA
- the tpiA gene encoding triose-phosphate isomerase — protein MTVPFILINLKSYAEGFGHNAQKIAQSAERIAHENDVRIGLAPGYMDIHPFHVHYSLPVFAQHVDGVLPGAHTGHIVADALKAAGATGTLINHSERRLTLADIESANRSAQNAGLETVICTNNVATSGAAAFFHPDYIAIEPPELIGSGVSVSKADPGIIEKSVEAVHSVNASVKVLTGAGISTGECVRTALDLGTDGVLLASGVVKAADPEAVLRDLISKI, from the coding sequence ATGACAGTTCCATTCATTCTCATAAACCTGAAGTCCTATGCAGAAGGATTCGGGCATAATGCACAGAAGATTGCACAGAGTGCAGAACGAATAGCACATGAGAATGATGTCAGAATCGGTCTTGCACCCGGATATATGGATATTCACCCATTCCATGTTCATTATTCGCTGCCGGTTTTCGCCCAGCACGTTGATGGCGTTCTTCCGGGGGCGCATACCGGTCATATTGTTGCAGACGCCCTGAAGGCAGCAGGTGCCACAGGCACGCTGATAAACCATTCTGAACGCAGGCTGACCCTGGCAGACATTGAATCCGCGAACCGTTCAGCACAGAATGCAGGTCTTGAAACGGTCATATGCACAAACAATGTTGCAACGAGCGGTGCCGCAGCTTTTTTCCACCCTGACTATATTGCGATTGAACCCCCGGAACTGATTGGCAGCGGGGTATCTGTTTCAAAAGCAGACCCGGGAATTATTGAAAAATCCGTCGAAGCCGTCCACTCCGTGAATGCGTCGGTAAAAGTGCTGACGGGAGCAGGCATCAGTACCGGTGAATGTGTCAGAACAGCACTGGACCTTGGCACTGATGGCGTGCTCCTCGCATCAGGTGTTGTGAAGGCAGCGGATCCTGAAGCGGTTCTTCGCGATCTTATATCAAAAATTTAA
- a CDS encoding sulfide/dihydroorotate dehydrogenase-like FAD/NAD-binding protein — translation MYRIIKRNQIADNIYEFWINAPHVTKTGRAGQFVVLRIDEHGERIPLTISATRGDDVRIVFMTIGKTTQQLAALQEGESIRDIAGPLGTPSEVKKWGRCAVIGGGVGIACLPILARELKAAGNEVTGIIGARNAGLLLLEDELREACDELVICTDDGSKGHHGFPADILKEKVAANALDAVWIIGPAIMMKITSLATLDTGIKTFVSLNPIMVDGTGMCGSCRVTVGGETKFACVDGPEFDAHQVDWNELMNRQRTYNPQEKESLEHYHEHKCRCGEHQ, via the coding sequence GTGTACAGGATAATTAAACGGAACCAAATAGCGGATAATATCTACGAATTCTGGATCAATGCACCCCATGTAACAAAAACGGGTCGTGCAGGACAGTTTGTCGTACTTCGTATTGATGAACACGGGGAGAGAATCCCCCTGACCATTTCGGCCACCCGCGGGGATGACGTCAGGATTGTCTTCATGACAATCGGCAAAACAACCCAGCAGCTGGCTGCTCTTCAGGAAGGAGAGAGTATCCGCGATATTGCCGGTCCCCTTGGCACACCGTCAGAGGTGAAAAAATGGGGCCGCTGTGCAGTCATCGGCGGCGGCGTCGGTATTGCCTGTCTCCCTATTCTCGCACGGGAATTAAAAGCTGCAGGAAATGAGGTCACCGGCATTATCGGTGCACGAAATGCAGGGCTTCTCCTGCTGGAAGATGAACTCCGCGAGGCATGTGACGAACTGGTCATCTGTACGGATGACGGTTCAAAAGGGCATCACGGATTCCCTGCTGATATCCTGAAGGAGAAGGTCGCTGCAAATGCACTGGATGCCGTCTGGATTATCGGCCCTGCTATTATGATGAAAATAACCTCGCTTGCAACACTCGATACCGGCATTAAGACCTTTGTCAGCCTGAATCCGATTATGGTTGACGGTACCGGCATGTGTGGTTCATGCCGGGTGACCGTCGGCGGCGAGACGAAATTTGCCTGCGTCGACGGCCCGGAATTTGATGCGCATCAGGTTGACTGGAACGAACTGATGAACCGTCAGCGCACATACAACCCACAGGAGAAGGAATCTTTGGAGCATTATCATGAACACAAATGCCGGTGTGGTGAGCATCAATGA
- a CDS encoding DUF2148 domain-containing protein, translating to MNPETRAAGMVADLMVLSARTAPKGKGTDSVTAVVKTGNELAILSDEMKRIGERDGVGFFIRDAGNVTSADACVILGCAGGTILGLNCGGCGYATCKEMADAWTERDQNQPFSGPNCVIKMADLGIAVGSAVKTASIHNLDNRIMYSAGVAALSLGWLEGCSVAYAIPVRAAGKNIFFDRKA from the coding sequence ATGAATCCTGAAACCCGTGCGGCAGGAATGGTCGCAGACCTGATGGTCCTCTCTGCACGGACCGCCCCGAAAGGGAAAGGAACTGATTCTGTCACAGCAGTTGTGAAGACAGGGAATGAACTGGCAATCCTTTCTGATGAGATGAAACGGATTGGGGAACGTGACGGCGTTGGCTTTTTCATCCGTGATGCCGGGAATGTTACGTCCGCTGATGCATGCGTGATCCTTGGATGCGCCGGGGGCACCATACTTGGCCTCAACTGCGGCGGATGCGGTTATGCCACCTGCAAAGAGATGGCCGATGCATGGACAGAAAGAGACCAGAATCAGCCATTCTCCGGGCCAAATTGTGTCATCAAGATGGCAGACCTGGGTATTGCCGTTGGCTCTGCCGTGAAGACCGCATCCATCCATAACCTCGATAACCGGATCATGTACTCAGCGGGTGTGGCGGCACTGAGCCTTGGCTGGCTGGAAGGGTGTTCAGTGGCATACGCGATACCCGTCCGGGCGGCAGGGAAGAATATTTTCTTTGACAGGAAGGCGTGA
- a CDS encoding PAS domain S-box protein, with amino-acid sequence MVYEDPFFREEIKQRVLEDSASGDPDKMHWEDIPITRLGDETTFVSAMNIPIPGKNLVMSTVWDVTKRKMAENRLKTSQLRLEEAMNPAHIANWEFDVTMGMFTFNNLFYALYGTTAEREGGNRMSLEDYAQRFVHPDDRHFMTEELQKATEATDPGYISKLEYRIIRRNGDMRYTVVSLGTIQDKNGRTIRIHGANQDLTIRRKAQEALCVANKKLQMLSSITRHDILNLIMVVRGYIQLSEDTEDKTVLKKYILKEKEAVDAIHPSDRVYAVLSGYRNEGAEMAESR; translated from the coding sequence ATGGTGTATGAGGACCCGTTCTTTCGTGAAGAAATAAAGCAAAGAGTTCTCGAGGATTCTGCCAGCGGCGATCCTGACAAAATGCACTGGGAAGACATCCCCATTACCCGTTTGGGAGATGAGACAACCTTCGTCAGTGCGATGAATATCCCTATTCCGGGAAAAAACCTCGTTATGTCAACAGTATGGGATGTAACCAAACGCAAAATGGCGGAGAATAGACTAAAAACAAGCCAGCTCAGGCTTGAGGAGGCGATGAATCCGGCACACATCGCGAACTGGGAATTTGATGTCACAATGGGTATGTTTACCTTTAATAACCTGTTCTACGCTCTTTATGGCACGACAGCGGAACGCGAAGGCGGCAACCGGATGTCATTAGAGGATTATGCCCAAAGATTCGTTCACCCGGATGACAGGCACTTCATGACAGAAGAATTACAAAAAGCCACAGAGGCCACAGACCCCGGATACATATCAAAATTAGAGTACCGGATCATCCGCAGGAATGGTGACATGAGATATACTGTCGTAAGTCTGGGAACGATACAGGACAAAAACGGCAGGACGATAAGAATCCACGGTGCGAACCAGGACCTCACTATACGCAGAAAAGCGCAGGAAGCTCTTTGTGTGGCAAATAAAAAACTTCAGATGCTCTCCTCCATAACAAGGCACGATATCCTGAACCTGATTATGGTAGTCCGTGGCTATATTCAATTGTCAGAGGATACTGAGGACAAAACCGTTCTGAAAAAATATATTTTAAAAGAGAAAGAAGCCGTGGACGCTATTCATCCGTCAGATCGAGTTTACGCAGTATTATCAGGATATCGGAATGAAGGAGCCGAAATGGCAGAATCCCGGTGA
- a CDS encoding glycosyltransferase family A protein: protein MKVSVVIPTYNEEKNIGRCLESLCNQTMNRTDYELIVVDGNSKDSTRDIARKYADQVIIQTRAKVGGARNDGADLATADIIATTDGDCVLPPEWIETVYNEFAAHPEAAAIYGTVYPLEEGIKNQINLGLANTFSRLGYYTKMLYYTLGCNTAFRKAAFLKIGGYKVCDAGDDLEIARRIVHEGAVRFCPKMRVAFSMRRYDQFGTIKSLREWIHIVRKGGDSDECQYSKREYQ from the coding sequence ATGAAAGTTTCAGTAGTTATTCCGACATACAACGAAGAGAAAAATATCGGCAGGTGCCTTGAATCACTCTGTAACCAGACGATGAACCGAACAGATTACGAACTCATCGTGGTTGACGGCAATTCAAAGGACAGCACGCGTGATATTGCCCGGAAGTATGCAGACCAGGTAATCATCCAGACCCGTGCGAAGGTAGGAGGTGCACGAAATGACGGCGCCGACCTTGCAACAGCTGATATCATCGCCACCACCGATGGGGACTGCGTCCTGCCTCCGGAATGGATCGAGACAGTCTATAACGAATTTGCAGCCCATCCGGAAGCGGCAGCCATTTACGGGACCGTCTACCCGCTTGAGGAAGGCATAAAGAACCAGATCAATCTGGGCCTCGCGAATACCTTCTCCCGGCTTGGATATTACACAAAGATGCTCTATTACACACTGGGATGTAACACGGCATTCCGGAAAGCAGCCTTCCTGAAGATTGGCGGGTACAAAGTCTGCGACGCAGGAGACGACCTGGAGATTGCGCGGCGGATTGTCCATGAAGGAGCTGTCCGTTTCTGTCCAAAGATGCGGGTCGCCTTCTCCATGCGCCGATATGATCAGTTCGGGACCATAAAATCCCTCCGTGAATGGATACATATCGTACGAAAGGGCGGGGACTCCGATGAGTGCCAGTATTCAAAACGTGAATACCAGTAA
- a CDS encoding TIGR00296 family protein, whose amino-acid sequence MDGISSEEGALAVKLARMVLLENIGGETMPEVSIPASFHEKRGVFVTLTLNGQLRGCIGYPRPVLSLAEAIPGAALSAALEDPRFPPVRADELPEISIEVTVLTPPVLISSPPASRPEAVIVGKHGLIIAGYGRSGLLLPQVPVEYHWDARTFLDQVCVKAGLPPGTWRSNDTELYTFEGQIFYEEEHT is encoded by the coding sequence ATGGACGGGATCAGCAGTGAAGAGGGTGCGCTGGCGGTAAAGCTCGCACGAATGGTTCTTCTGGAAAACATTGGCGGTGAAACAATGCCGGAAGTTTCAATTCCGGCTTCGTTCCATGAAAAACGGGGTGTATTTGTCACTCTGACCCTCAACGGCCAGCTCAGGGGCTGTATTGGATATCCAAGACCGGTACTTTCACTTGCAGAAGCAATTCCCGGGGCCGCACTCTCTGCCGCACTCGAAGATCCACGTTTTCCACCCGTACGCGCCGACGAACTTCCCGAAATTTCAATAGAGGTAACGGTACTCACACCCCCCGTTCTTATTTCATCACCGCCTGCCTCACGTCCGGAGGCGGTAATCGTTGGAAAACACGGGCTTATCATTGCAGGGTACGGAAGAAGTGGCCTTCTCCTTCCGCAGGTACCGGTCGAGTATCACTGGGACGCACGCACATTTTTAGATCAGGTCTGTGTCAAAGCAGGCCTTCCTCCCGGAACATGGAGAAGTAATGACACTGAACTATACACATTTGAAGGACAGATATTTTATGAGGAGGAACACACGTGA
- a CDS encoding ATP-binding protein, which yields MITYLDNGVGITEIDRKNLFQKDYGKHTGLGLFLSREILSITDITIPENSISGEGIRFEITFPKGNYRFHSDYD from the coding sequence ATGATTACCTATCTCGACAACGGTGTGGGGATTACAGAAATTGACAGGAAGAATCTTTTTCAAAAAGATTATGGCAAACATACCGGGCTTGGCCTGTTCCTTTCCCGTGAGATCCTGTCCATAACCGACATCACCATTCCGGAAAACAGCATTTCGGGAGAAGGTATCAGATTTGAAATTACCTTCCCGAAAGGAAATTACCGGTTTCATTCGGATTACGATTGA
- the gltA gene encoding NADPH-dependent glutamate synthase, which produces MNRRPPEERIHDFEEVATGLPVQTAVFEALRCMGCPRPLCVNGCPVSIDIPGFINAIANEDFRTAARILKQDNMLPAICGRVCPQEAQCQGTCILGKKDKPVRIGALERFVADWERENGVEAPQTAPATGKRVAVVGSGPAGITAATECLRAGHEVTIFESLHEAGGVLTYGIPAFRMPKDIVRFEIDQVLALGAELRLNHIVGRSVPVDELLAYDAVFIGTGAGLPYFMGIEGENFSGVYSANEFLTRINLMHADKFPEYDTPVIRGSRVAVVGGGNVAMDSARVARRLGAKVYLIYRRREEDLPARQEEVENAIEEGVEFVCCANPTRILGGPEVQGIECNRMDMCELDESGRPVPRACTGEGSTFTLDVDVVIEAIGQGPNPLLAGLIPGLKRGKRGNIEVDEDGRTSISHVFAGGDIATGAATVIWAMGSAKKAAGTINRMLAGTE; this is translated from the coding sequence ATGAACCGAAGACCTCCGGAAGAACGCATTCACGATTTTGAAGAGGTGGCGACAGGCCTTCCGGTACAGACCGCAGTATTTGAGGCACTGCGATGCATGGGATGCCCCCGTCCCCTCTGTGTAAACGGGTGCCCGGTCTCAATCGATATTCCCGGTTTCATCAATGCAATAGCCAATGAGGACTTCAGGACTGCTGCAAGAATTCTCAAACAGGACAATATGCTCCCTGCAATATGCGGCCGGGTCTGCCCTCAGGAGGCACAGTGCCAGGGCACCTGTATTCTCGGAAAGAAAGACAAGCCGGTGCGCATTGGAGCGCTTGAACGGTTTGTTGCAGACTGGGAGAGAGAGAATGGTGTTGAAGCGCCACAGACCGCACCGGCAACAGGCAAACGGGTGGCCGTTGTCGGGTCCGGTCCTGCCGGTATCACGGCAGCAACAGAATGCCTCCGTGCAGGCCACGAGGTCACCATCTTTGAGTCCCTGCATGAAGCAGGCGGGGTACTGACCTATGGCATTCCCGCATTCCGGATGCCAAAGGACATCGTCAGATTTGAGATCGACCAGGTCCTTGCCCTTGGTGCCGAACTGCGCCTGAACCATATCGTCGGAAGAAGTGTCCCGGTTGATGAACTGCTGGCCTATGACGCCGTATTCATCGGCACCGGTGCCGGTCTTCCCTACTTCATGGGTATTGAGGGCGAGAATTTCAGCGGAGTGTATTCGGCCAATGAATTTCTGACCCGCATAAACCTGATGCACGCCGATAAATTCCCGGAGTATGACACCCCGGTCATCCGCGGAAGCAGGGTGGCCGTGGTCGGCGGCGGCAATGTGGCAATGGACTCTGCCCGTGTCGCCCGCAGGCTCGGGGCAAAGGTATACCTCATCTACCGGCGGCGTGAAGAGGATCTGCCTGCCCGGCAGGAGGAAGTGGAAAACGCCATTGAGGAAGGGGTGGAGTTTGTCTGCTGTGCCAACCCGACCCGGATTCTGGGCGGTCCGGAAGTGCAGGGAATCGAGTGCAACCGGATGGACATGTGCGAGCTGGATGAGAGCGGCAGACCGGTTCCCCGTGCCTGCACCGGAGAGGGCAGCACATTCACCCTCGATGTGGATGTGGTCATCGAAGCAATCGGCCAGGGCCCGAACCCGCTTCTCGCAGGACTCATCCCCGGACTGAAACGGGGCAAACGCGGCAATATCGAAGTGGATGAAGACGGACGGACATCCATTTCGCATGTGTTCGCGGGCGGCGACATTGCAACCGGGGCCGCAACGGTCATCTGGGCGATGGGATCTGCGAAGAAGGCGGCGGGTACCATCAACCGTATGCTTGCCGGAACTGAGTAA